One Stenotrophomonas oahuensis genomic region harbors:
- a CDS encoding efflux RND transporter permease subunit: protein MNISGPFIRRPIGTTLLAIGLFVIGLLCYLKLGVSALPNIQIPVIFVHASQSGADATTMASTVTAPLERYLGQLPGVDQMRSSSSEGSSLVFMIFQSGVDIDSAALDVQTAINSAQADLPSGLGSPMFQKANPNDDPVIAIALTSQTQSADELYNVADSLLAQRIRQISGVSSVDIAGASTPAVRVDVNLRLLNALNLTPDDLRNAVRAANVTSPTGFLSDGNTTTAIIANDSVARAADFANLVIKTQDDGRVIRLKDVANVYDGQQDAYQAAWFNHKPAVVMYVFTRAGANIVETVDRVKAQIPTLRDYLQPGTVLTPYFDRTPTIRSSLHEVQITLLISLAMVVLTMALFLRRLAPTLIAAITVPLSLAGAALVMYVFGFTLNNLSLLALVIAIGFVVDDAIVVIENIMRHLDEGMPRMQAALTGAREIGFTIVSITASLVAVFIPLLFASGMVGAFFREFTVTLVAAIVVSMIVSLTLTPALCSRFLSAHEEPEKPSRIGRFLDGAHDRMLRVYTVCLDFSLRHALLLSLTPILLIVATVMLAGAVKKGSFPPQDTGLIWGRANSSATVSFEDMVNRQRRITDMLMADPAVKTVGVRLGSGRQGSSAQFNVELKTRKEGRRETTAVALARLSAKADRYPDLQLRLRAIQDLPSDGGGGNSQGAQYRVSLQGNDLAQLQEWLPKVQAALKQNPKLRDVGTDVDTAGLRQNVVIDRAKAARLGVSVGAIDGALYGAFGQRQISTIYSDINQYSVVVNALPEQTATPKALDEIYVRAGNGEMIPLTAVAEQVPGLAPPQITHQNQYTTMDLSYNLAPGVSTGEADLIIKRTVDGLRLPGDIRISDGGGFNVQLNPNSMLILVLAAIITVYLVLGMLYESLVHPVTILSTLPAAGVGALLALFVTNTELSVISMIALVLLIGIVKKNAIMMIDFAVVAQREHGKTPLEAVREASIVRFRPIMMTTMVAILAAVPLAIGIGEGSELRRPLGIAMIGGLLFSQSLTLLSTPALYVIFSCLQGHWRAWRARRRAKASRPTVVTHR, encoded by the coding sequence GTGAACATCTCCGGTCCGTTCATCCGCCGCCCGATCGGCACCACCCTGCTGGCCATCGGCCTGTTTGTGATCGGCCTGCTCTGTTACCTGAAACTGGGCGTGTCGGCGTTGCCGAACATCCAGATTCCGGTGATCTTCGTGCACGCCAGCCAGTCCGGCGCGGATGCCACCACCATGGCCTCCACGGTAACCGCACCGCTGGAACGCTATCTGGGCCAGCTGCCCGGCGTGGACCAGATGCGCTCTTCCAGTTCGGAAGGCAGCTCGCTGGTGTTCATGATCTTCCAGAGCGGCGTGGACATTGATTCGGCGGCGCTGGATGTGCAGACCGCGATCAACTCGGCCCAGGCCGACCTGCCCTCCGGGCTGGGATCGCCGATGTTCCAGAAGGCCAACCCGAACGACGACCCGGTGATCGCCATCGCGCTCACCTCGCAGACCCAGTCGGCCGATGAGCTGTACAACGTGGCCGACTCGCTGCTGGCCCAGCGCATCCGCCAGATCAGCGGGGTGTCGTCGGTGGATATCGCCGGTGCCTCCACGCCGGCGGTGCGGGTGGATGTGAACCTGCGCCTGCTCAACGCGCTGAACCTGACCCCGGACGACCTGCGCAACGCAGTGCGCGCGGCCAACGTGACATCACCGACCGGCTTCCTCAGCGACGGCAACACCACCACCGCGATCATCGCCAACGACTCGGTGGCGCGCGCGGCGGACTTCGCCAACCTGGTGATCAAGACCCAGGACGACGGCCGGGTGATCCGGCTCAAGGACGTGGCCAACGTCTACGACGGCCAGCAGGATGCCTACCAGGCCGCCTGGTTCAACCACAAACCGGCGGTGGTGATGTATGTGTTCACCCGCGCCGGGGCCAACATCGTGGAAACGGTGGATCGGGTGAAAGCGCAGATTCCGACCCTGCGCGACTACCTGCAGCCGGGCACGGTGCTGACCCCCTATTTCGACCGCACACCGACCATCCGCTCGTCGCTGCACGAAGTGCAGATCACCCTGTTGATCAGCCTGGCGATGGTGGTGCTGACCATGGCGCTGTTCCTGCGCCGGCTGGCTCCGACGCTGATTGCTGCGATCACCGTGCCGCTGTCGCTGGCCGGTGCGGCGCTGGTGATGTACGTGTTCGGCTTCACCCTGAACAACCTGAGCCTGCTGGCGCTGGTGATTGCGATTGGCTTCGTGGTTGACGATGCCATCGTGGTGATCGAGAACATCATGCGCCACCTGGATGAAGGCATGCCGCGGATGCAGGCGGCCTTGACCGGTGCGCGCGAGATCGGCTTCACCATTGTCTCGATCACCGCCTCGCTGGTGGCGGTGTTCATTCCACTGCTGTTTGCCAGTGGCATGGTCGGCGCGTTCTTCCGCGAGTTCACGGTGACCCTGGTGGCCGCCATCGTGGTCTCGATGATCGTCTCGCTGACCCTGACGCCTGCGCTGTGCAGCCGCTTCCTGAGCGCGCACGAAGAACCGGAGAAGCCGTCGCGGATCGGTCGTTTCCTGGATGGCGCGCACGACCGCATGCTGCGCGTCTACACCGTGTGCCTGGACTTCTCGCTGCGCCACGCCCTGCTGTTGTCGCTGACCCCGATCCTGCTGATCGTGGCCACGGTGATGCTGGCCGGCGCGGTCAAGAAGGGCTCATTCCCACCGCAGGACACCGGGCTGATCTGGGGCCGTGCCAATTCCAGCGCGACGGTCTCGTTTGAAGACATGGTCAACCGCCAGCGCCGCATCACCGACATGCTGATGGCCGACCCGGCGGTGAAGACGGTGGGCGTGCGTCTGGGCAGTGGTCGTCAGGGCTCCAGCGCACAGTTCAACGTCGAGCTGAAAACCCGCAAGGAAGGCCGCCGCGAGACCACCGCGGTCGCGCTGGCCCGGTTGAGCGCCAAGGCCGACCGCTACCCGGACCTGCAGCTGCGCCTGCGCGCGATCCAGGACCTGCCCAGCGATGGTGGCGGTGGCAACAGCCAGGGCGCGCAGTATCGCGTTTCGCTGCAGGGCAATGACCTGGCCCAGCTGCAGGAATGGCTGCCCAAGGTACAGGCAGCGCTGAAGCAGAATCCCAAGCTGCGCGACGTCGGCACCGACGTGGATACCGCCGGCCTGCGCCAGAACGTGGTGATCGACCGCGCCAAGGCGGCGCGCCTGGGCGTTTCGGTCGGCGCGATTGATGGCGCGCTGTATGGTGCGTTTGGTCAGCGCCAGATATCCACCATCTATTCGGACATCAACCAGTACAGCGTCGTGGTCAATGCCCTGCCCGAGCAGACCGCCACGCCGAAGGCGCTGGATGAGATCTATGTGCGTGCCGGCAATGGCGAGATGATTCCGCTGACCGCGGTGGCCGAGCAGGTGCCCGGGCTGGCCCCGCCGCAGATCACCCACCAGAACCAGTACACCACCATGGACCTGAGCTACAACCTGGCTCCGGGCGTGAGTACGGGCGAAGCGGATCTGATCATCAAGCGCACCGTGGATGGTCTGCGCCTGCCAGGTGACATCCGCATCAGCGACGGCGGCGGATTCAACGTGCAGCTGAATCCGAACTCGATGTTGATCCTGGTATTGGCGGCGATCATCACCGTGTATCTGGTGCTGGGCATGCTGTACGAAAGCCTGGTGCACCCGGTGACCATTCTATCCACGCTGCCGGCGGCGGGCGTGGGTGCATTGCTGGCGCTGTTCGTGACCAACACCGAGCTGTCGGTGATCTCGATGATCGCGCTGGTGCTGCTGATCGGCATCGTGAAGAAGAACGCGATCATGATGATCGACTTCGCGGTGGTAGCGCAGCGCGAGCATGGCAAGACACCGCTGGAGGCGGTGCGCGAGGCCAGCATCGTGCGCTTCCGCCCGATCATGATGACCACCATGGTGGCGATCCTGGCGGCGGTGCCGTTGGCGATCGGTATCGGCGAGGGCTCCGAACTGCGGCGTCCGCTGGGTATCGCGATGATCGGCGGCCTGCTGTTCTCGCAGAGTCTGACCCTGCTCAGCACGCCGGCGTTGTATGTGATCTTCTCGTGCCTGCAGGGCCATTGGCGCGCATGGCGGGCACGCCGCCGCGCAAAGGCGTCACGACCAACGGTCGTGACCCACCGGTAG
- a CDS encoding TonB-dependent siderophore receptor, producing MQSAALLRPTLLALSLSLACVAQAQTTPDGTARTRSATDLDAITVTGERAHTDTGALGDRAVRDTPFAISVVGREAIEQRQVVSLGEAFLTDPSVVTQVSAYASGWSSPIRNRGIDLSYDSYRVNGLQVSSWGTEWPLEVMEQVELLKGPGGFMYGFGQPGGIINYVTKKPTDTTTLSTQLGWREQGVVSGQVDVGGRFGNEDMFGYRFNAYQEKGETFSGGEVNRKVGSLSLDARLSDAVTWTFDGVFQERDLSEESPQWYFRGITELPRPIGGDVDNSIPGTYYDTRSSLLSTALNWQISEDWKASVSYGYTSSWNDVNKIFAYVDDVNGDYDINSYELGGKSEWKHAQAMLQGRFQTGPLSHQVVAGVSHQKATGWDRPYEWNLIGRGNLYQRPTIRHDAVGSRVMTRSSETIQQAVFVSDTVDFGHGWSVLAGARYNDFENKGSYHTYPVTPTYAVMYKPVEEVTLYTSYVESLEAGNRVGSDYINAGDVLDPTISKQFEVGAKMEYPRWNANVAAFRLERGANIDRITPAGLLLVQDGITLYEGIEASGAVHLTDAFTLGGGVTWLDPTYDKLSPDSASQQGNRTTGAARWNGVLHANYQLPWVDGLEAYALARYYGDVYYDADNTLKLPDYTLFNAGVGYRMQWNEHAVTWRASVENLTNKKYWSNAGLGLPRTFAVSVRLDL from the coding sequence ATGCAATCTGCTGCACTGCTTCGTCCTACGCTGTTAGCTCTGTCGCTTTCGCTGGCCTGCGTCGCCCAGGCCCAGACCACGCCTGACGGCACCGCGCGCACGCGCAGCGCCACCGACCTGGATGCCATCACCGTGACCGGTGAGCGCGCCCACACCGATACCGGCGCACTGGGTGACCGCGCGGTGCGCGATACCCCGTTCGCCATTTCGGTCGTCGGCCGAGAAGCCATCGAGCAGCGCCAGGTGGTGTCGCTGGGCGAGGCGTTCCTGACCGACCCGTCGGTGGTGACGCAGGTCAGTGCGTATGCCAGTGGCTGGAGCTCGCCGATCCGCAACCGCGGCATTGATCTGAGCTACGACAGCTACCGCGTCAACGGCCTGCAGGTGTCTTCGTGGGGCACCGAGTGGCCGCTGGAAGTGATGGAGCAGGTGGAACTGCTGAAGGGTCCGGGTGGCTTCATGTACGGCTTCGGCCAGCCGGGTGGCATCATCAATTACGTCACCAAGAAGCCGACCGACACCACCACCCTGTCCACCCAGCTGGGCTGGCGCGAGCAGGGCGTGGTCAGCGGCCAGGTCGACGTGGGTGGACGCTTCGGCAACGAAGACATGTTCGGCTACCGCTTCAATGCGTACCAGGAGAAGGGCGAGACCTTCAGTGGCGGCGAGGTGAACCGCAAGGTGGGCTCGCTGTCGCTGGATGCGCGCCTCAGCGACGCCGTCACCTGGACCTTCGACGGCGTGTTCCAGGAACGGGACCTGAGCGAAGAGTCGCCGCAGTGGTACTTCCGTGGGATCACCGAACTGCCGCGTCCGATTGGCGGCGACGTCGACAACAGCATTCCCGGTACCTACTACGACACACGCTCCAGCCTGCTGTCGACCGCATTGAACTGGCAGATCAGCGAGGACTGGAAGGCCAGTGTGAGCTACGGCTACACCAGCTCGTGGAATGACGTGAACAAGATCTTCGCCTACGTCGACGATGTGAACGGCGACTACGACATCAATTCGTACGAACTGGGCGGAAAGAGCGAGTGGAAGCATGCGCAGGCGATGCTGCAGGGCCGGTTCCAGACCGGCCCGCTGTCGCACCAGGTGGTGGCGGGCGTCTCGCACCAGAAGGCAACGGGCTGGGACCGTCCGTATGAGTGGAATCTGATCGGCCGCGGCAACCTGTACCAACGCCCGACCATCCGCCACGACGCGGTCGGCTCGCGGGTGATGACGCGCAGCAGCGAGACGATCCAGCAGGCGGTGTTCGTCAGCGACACGGTGGACTTCGGCCACGGCTGGTCGGTGCTGGCCGGTGCGCGCTACAACGACTTCGAGAACAAGGGCAGCTACCACACCTATCCGGTGACCCCGACCTACGCGGTGATGTACAAGCCGGTGGAGGAAGTGACCCTGTATACCAGCTATGTGGAATCGCTGGAGGCGGGCAACCGCGTTGGTTCGGATTACATCAACGCCGGCGACGTCCTGGACCCGACCATCAGCAAGCAGTTCGAGGTCGGCGCGAAGATGGAGTATCCGCGCTGGAACGCGAACGTGGCGGCGTTCCGTCTGGAGCGCGGCGCGAACATCGACCGGATCACCCCGGCCGGCCTGCTGCTGGTGCAGGATGGCATCACCCTGTACGAAGGCATTGAAGCCAGCGGCGCGGTGCACCTGACCGATGCGTTCACGCTGGGCGGCGGCGTGACCTGGCTGGATCCGACCTACGACAAGCTGTCGCCGGACAGCGCCAGCCAGCAGGGCAACCGCACCACCGGCGCGGCGCGCTGGAACGGCGTGCTGCACGCGAACTACCAGCTGCCGTGGGTGGATGGCCTGGAGGCCTACGCACTGGCCCGCTACTACGGCGACGTCTATTACGACGCCGACAACACGCTGAAGCTCCCGGACTACACCCTGTTCAACGCCGGCGTGGGCTACCGCATGCAGTGGAACGAGCACGCGGTAACCTGGCGTGCCAGCGTCGAGAACCTGACCAACAAGAAGTACTGGTCCAACGCCGGCCTTGGCCTGCCACGCACGTTCGCGGTAAGCGTGCGCTTGGACCTATAA